The following proteins are encoded in a genomic region of Hippopotamus amphibius kiboko isolate mHipAmp2 chromosome 8, mHipAmp2.hap2, whole genome shotgun sequence:
- the MRPL40 gene encoding 39S ribosomal protein L40, mitochondrial isoform X1, whose product MAAAALGPAWRAVRPASRLLGALPPRTSDAPRRASLLAFWALAPMRAEPPRKKKKVDPKKDQAVKERLKKRIRRLEKASQELIPIEDFITPVRFLNKARERPPVELPFEESERRALLLKKWSLYKQREHEMERGTIGALLEAQREALQELKLTAPELHAEATKRDPSLFPFERQGPDYTPPIANYQPPEGRYHDITKVYTQVEFKR is encoded by the exons ATGGCGGCCGCGGCGCTGGGGCCGGCCTGGCGCGCCGTGCGCCCCGCGAGCCG GCTGCTGGGAGCGCTGCCCCCGCGCACGAGCGACGCGCCCCGGCGGGCCTCGCTGCTGGCCTTCTGGGCGCTCGCGCCCATGAG AGCAGAACCTCCGCGAAAGAAGAAGAAGGTGGACCCTAAGAAAGACCAAGCAGTAAAGGAGCGCTTGAAAAAGAGGATCCGACGACTGGAAAAGGCGAGCCAGGAGCTAATTCCCATTGAGGATTTCATCACGCCCGTCAGGTTCCTGAATAAAGCGAG GGAGCGGCCACCGGTGGAGCTCCCCTTCGAGGAGAGTGAGCGGAGAGCCCTGCTTCTGAAGAAGTGGTCGCTGTACAAGCAGCGCGAGCACGAGATGGAGAGGGGCACCATTGGCGCCCTGCTCGAGGCCCAGCGGGAAGCTCTGCAAGAGCTGAAGCTCACAGCCCCGGAACTCCATGCCGAGGCCACCAAGCGGGACCCCAGTCTGTTTCCCTTTGAGAGACAAGGGCCAGACTACACGCCGCCGATCGCCAACTACCAGCCCCCGGAAGGCAGGTACCACGACATCACCAAGGTGTACACACAGGTGGAATTCAAGAGATAG
- the MRPL40 gene encoding 39S ribosomal protein L40, mitochondrial isoform X2 has product MAAAALGPAWRAVRPASRAEPPRKKKKVDPKKDQAVKERLKKRIRRLEKASQELIPIEDFITPVRFLNKARERPPVELPFEESERRALLLKKWSLYKQREHEMERGTIGALLEAQREALQELKLTAPELHAEATKRDPSLFPFERQGPDYTPPIANYQPPEGRYHDITKVYTQVEFKR; this is encoded by the exons ATGGCGGCCGCGGCGCTGGGGCCGGCCTGGCGCGCCGTGCGCCCCGCGAGCCG AGCAGAACCTCCGCGAAAGAAGAAGAAGGTGGACCCTAAGAAAGACCAAGCAGTAAAGGAGCGCTTGAAAAAGAGGATCCGACGACTGGAAAAGGCGAGCCAGGAGCTAATTCCCATTGAGGATTTCATCACGCCCGTCAGGTTCCTGAATAAAGCGAG GGAGCGGCCACCGGTGGAGCTCCCCTTCGAGGAGAGTGAGCGGAGAGCCCTGCTTCTGAAGAAGTGGTCGCTGTACAAGCAGCGCGAGCACGAGATGGAGAGGGGCACCATTGGCGCCCTGCTCGAGGCCCAGCGGGAAGCTCTGCAAGAGCTGAAGCTCACAGCCCCGGAACTCCATGCCGAGGCCACCAAGCGGGACCCCAGTCTGTTTCCCTTTGAGAGACAAGGGCCAGACTACACGCCGCCGATCGCCAACTACCAGCCCCCGGAAGGCAGGTACCACGACATCACCAAGGTGTACACACAGGTGGAATTCAAGAGATAG